The genomic window TCCAGCTCGATCACCCGATGATTGCCCGTGTCGGTCACCAGCAGGCGCCCGTTGCCCAGCACGCAGACGTAATTCGGTTTGAACAGACCGTCACCGCCACAGCCCATCTCGCCATAGGTCCAGGCCGGCTGCCCGTCCGCATCGACCTCCACCAGACGGTTGTTGCCGGTGTCCACCACCAACGTGCCGCCCGTGCGTAGCCGGATCGCATGACGCGGTCCCTTCAGGCGACAGTCCTCGGCCGTCTGCCAGGTCACGCTCCGCGCAGGCGTCACTTCCTGCACCCGGTTGGCCCCCATATCGACCACCAGGGTATTGGCATTCTCCAGTCGCGCGGCATGCACGAACCCGGAGAAACGCCGGGTCAAGGTGTCACCTTCCGGACTGTAAAGCCAGGCCGACCGACCGGTCCGATCCAGTTCCGCCACCTGACGCTTGAGCGGGTTGATCAACAAAAAACGTTCGCCCGGCAGCTCGCCCCAATCATCAGTGGCCAGCAGGGCCGCCGTGGGAGGGGCGGCCGGTGCCCGCACGGGCGCCACTCGCACCTCGCCGGCCGGGGAAACCGCCCGGGGGCCATCGGTGGCGTCTGGGCGAGCACCCTGTGCCAGCGGGACCGTGGACCTCAATTCCTGGGGCATCCGCAGCGACGGCGGCGCGCCGCTCGAGACGGCGTAGTATTCATCCATCAGCGCCGGGTAACGCTCCTGCATGAAGGCCTCGAACTCGGTGGCCGTCACGGGCAGCACGCGCACGGGAAGGTTGCCGGCCAGGTCGATGGCAAACTGGCGAGAGCGGGGATCGGAAGGGTTGCCCATGGCCACGATCAGATTGCCATCGATCTCGTTGAGCGGGATCACCCCACGATCGCGGATCAAGCGTTCCGGCAGACGAGCCAGCACCCCCGGGTCGATCGGCACGGTGGCCAACGACAGCACCGACTCTCCCCCGCCGGCCAGATGGGCCCGGGCCACTTTCAGGTGGTCCTCACTGAGCACGCCCATGTGCAGCAGGGCGGTGCCCAGATCCGGCGCTTCGGGACACCAAGCTTCCGGCGCGGGCTGACAGACCATCCACGGCATCTCACGCAACGCGTGGCTCTTGTGGATGCGCTGGCGCGCCCGGTCCATCTGCAACAGGTAGACCTGGTCTCGGGTTTCGAAGGAATAGGTGACCAGGAAGGCGGAATCCTCGTCGAAGCCCGGAGTCAGGGGCAGGATGGGCCTTTCGCCCTCGCCCTTACCAGGCAAATTCAGCAGGTGTTTCACACGCAGATCCGGCAACGAAATGGTCAGGAGACCCATTTCGCGTGGTCCCTTGGCAAAACAGGCCAGCAATTGCGAGCCGTCGTGATTCAGCAGGAGCGACCCCAAGGGACCGGTGGGAAACAGCTGATAACGCAGCTTCATGCTGGCCAGGTCGAGGATGCCAAGGCGAGGCGTGAGCCCATCGCTCAGGTAGACGGTCCGCTGGTCGGGCGTGATCGCAACGCCCATCCCGCGCTGATGGCCCGCAGGCCGCAACGAGACGGCGCCCTTCTGGACGCGCTCGGCCACGGAGATGACATGCACGGTGCCGGCCCCGCGGTTGACGGCCACCAGCAAAGCGCCCTGGGGAGACGGGTACAGGTCGAGCGGGCCAGTCACCCCGGCCGGATTGAGCCACGGAGATGGCAAGTGGGCGATGCGCGGGCTGGTGGCGCGACTCGGCGGCGCCCCTGGGTACAGGAAGGCCCCCGCCGGGGTGGGAATGATGCCAGGCGTGGGGCAATCCGCCATCGACAGCCAGCGTTTGGGCGCCAGTTCGCCAGGTTCGAGCATCAGCAACTGGTCGTCCGCGTAGCGCGTCCAGCCCACCGGTTCCAGTTCTCCGTCGCCCTCGTCTCCCGGCACGAGCGGCAGGCTTCCCAGGCTGGTGCCGACCACAGGGTCCACCAACTGTAAACGCTTGCCATCCGCGGCGGGAACGAACGCCACGCCCATCGGGATCGCCTCGGGGACCGGAAGGGCCGCGAGTTGAACCCGCGCGGCCTCCAGCTGCTCCTCGGAGACGAGGCCTTGCTCCAGCAGAAATTCGCCGAGCAGGTGGGACGAAAAACGGGTGTCGTCGTCTTGAGCGACGGCAGTCTCGACCATAGGATCCCCAGGCTTCACGAGCGTGTCGGGTGGTGGGCGGTGGCCATGCGCGTGACGCGCCCGTGCCCTCCGCACGGCTCACCATTATAGCGCGTCCAGCAGGGCCCTCGCGGGGCCCCGAGGGACAATGCGCCGGTTTAAACCTCGCCCTGAGAGGGAACTCGGGGAGAGCCCCCTTCGCGCCCCGCCATCCCCCGGAGCTGCCCGTGTCTTCGCGAACCCTTTACCTCAAATCCGGTTGCTCGACCTGCATCTCGGCGCGACGCTGGCTGACGGAGGCCCACGTGCCCTTCGCGGAACGCGATATGTTCCGGCACCCCCTATCGGATGACGAGCTGGAGACGCTGGTCTCCAGGGTGTCCGCCGCCAGCCTGTTCTCGTTTCGCAGCCCGTCGGTCAAGTCGCTGGGATTGAACCCGGACGCCATGGCGGAAGCAGAGATGTTGCACTGGATGGGGCGAGAACCCCGGTTGATCCGTCGCCCCTTGCTGGTGACCCCCGAGCGAATCGTGATCGGGTTCGACCCGGAGGCGCTCCGCGCAGCCCTCGACGCAGGGGCCTGAAGGGCGCGAGGCGCTGCGGCCGAGCCCCGCGTCACTGCACCTGGATCGAGGTTTTCAGGCGATTGCTGTTCCGACCGAGCACATCGATCAGCCAGAACTCGACGTCGAATCGGCCGTTTTCGTTCTGATTCGGCAAAGGGCCGGCTTTCAACAACATGACCCGTCCGTTCGGCACGATCGGCAGAGGTTCGGGG from Candidatus Sericytochromatia bacterium includes these protein-coding regions:
- a CDS encoding Spx/MgsR family RNA polymerase-binding regulatory protein — encoded protein: MSSRTLYLKSGCSTCISARRWLTEAHVPFAERDMFRHPLSDDELETLVSRVSAASLFSFRSPSVKSLGLNPDAMAEAEMLHWMGREPRLIRRPLLVTPERIVIGFDPEALRAALDAGA